The DNA region GCGAGGAGCGCAATCTGATCGCCGCCTTCGGCGGCAATTACGGTGACGCCAAGGTGGAGAGCCTGCTCGACGGCGTGGCCACGCGCCTCGTCGCCGCCTCCACCGAGCCAGGCATCAGCTACAAGATCACGGTCCTCAATTCCCCGACCGTCAACGCCTTCTCGCTTCCCGACGGGCATCTCTACGTCACGCGCGGGCTGGTGGCGCTGGCCAACAGCACCTCCGAGATCGCCGCGGTGCTGGCCCATGAGATGGCGCATGTGACGGCCCGTCACGCCATGCAGCGCATCGAGCTCGAGAAGAGCACGGCCCTGTTCAGCAAGGTCGCGGCCGAAGTGCTGAACGATCCGGCCGGCGGCCAGAAGCTGCAGGAGAAATCCAAGCTGTCGCTGGCGAGCTTCTCGCGCCAGCAGGAATTCGCCGCCGATGCGATCGGCATCAGGACCATGGCCAAGTCCGGCTATGATCCTTACGGCGCCTCACGCTTCTTGAACTCGCTCGCCCGCTATGCCGCCTTGCGCGCAGCGACGCTTGGAGGCGCGGCCTCGAGCCGGCCCGACATGTTCTCGACCCATCCGGCGACGAGCGAGCGGGTGCAGATGGCGCTGCAATCGGCGCGCCAGCTCAATGCGCCCGGCGTCGGCGAGGATGATCGCGGCCGCTATCTCGCGGCGATCGACGGCATCGCCTTCGGCGACGATCCGTCGCAGGGGACCGTCAGGGGGCGCAGCTTCATCCATACCCGGCTCGGCTTCGCCTTCACGGCGCCCGAAGGCTTCGCGCTCTCCGGCGGCTCGGAGGCGGTGCAGGGCGCGGCCGCCGCATTGGGCCGGGCCATGCGCTTCGACACGGTCGAGGTGCCGTCCTCGACGCCGCTCGACCAATATCTCAAATCCGGCTGGATCGAGGGTGTCGAGGTCACCAAGGAGACGACGCTCGACGTGGGCGGGCTCAGCGCCGAGACCGGCATCGCCAAGAGCGGCGAATGGAGCTTCCGCCTCGCCGCCATCCGGCAGGGCGGGGTGATCTATCGGCTGATCTACGCGGCCAGGAATTTCTCGCCCGAGGCCGATCAGAGCTTCATGCAGTCGATCGCGAGCTTCCACCGGCTCAACGCCGAGGAGATCGCCCGCGCCAAGCCGCTGCGGCTGCGCATCGTGACGGCGGGCGCCACCGATAGCGTGACGACGCTCTCGGCCGGGATGAGCGCGCTCGGCCTGCCGGCTGAGGAATTCGCGGTGCTGAACGGCCTCGACAAGGCGGGCCACATCGAGGCGGGCGCCCAATACAAGGTCGCCGCCGAATAGGGGGCGGCACCGCGGCTGCTCACCCACTCCCTCGACTGGGCGGCGGGTGCGCTGGGACCGCGACCGTCTCGGTCGCCCTTCTCAACCAGCGGCGCGCCGGCCTTACCGTCTCAAGGGCGGGCGGGACGCCCGCGGTCCCAAGGATCCCCGCAAGGGGAGAGGTGGGCGCCGGCTCTACGCGGCGCGCGAGGTCCGGTCGCCGTCGAGGTTCTTCAAGGTCCGCTCGATGGCGCG from Rhizobiales bacterium GAS188 includes:
- a CDS encoding Putative Zn-dependent protease translates to MTWTRSNSGIDLRGRLLRRAAIACAVLALLSGCINESARKPDPAADPVPKTAPRTVGAQHTGGGEERNLIAAFGGNYGDAKVESLLDGVATRLVAASTEPGISYKITVLNSPTVNAFSLPDGHLYVTRGLVALANSTSEIAAVLAHEMAHVTARHAMQRIELEKSTALFSKVAAEVLNDPAGGQKLQEKSKLSLASFSRQQEFAADAIGIRTMAKSGYDPYGASRFLNSLARYAALRAATLGGAASSRPDMFSTHPATSERVQMALQSARQLNAPGVGEDDRGRYLAAIDGIAFGDDPSQGTVRGRSFIHTRLGFAFTAPEGFALSGGSEAVQGAAAALGRAMRFDTVEVPSSTPLDQYLKSGWIEGVEVTKETTLDVGGLSAETGIAKSGEWSFRLAAIRQGGVIYRLIYAARNFSPEADQSFMQSIASFHRLNAEEIARAKPLRLRIVTAGATDSVTTLSAGMSALGLPAEEFAVLNGLDKAGHIEAGAQYKVAAE